Proteins encoded in a region of the Melissococcus plutonius ATCC 35311 genome:
- a CDS encoding hydroxymethylglutaryl-CoA reductase, degradative has product MEEVVILSSARTPIGKYKGSLAQFSAMELGRITVSQAIKKAKIEPNEIDQVFIGNVLQAGNGQNIARQIAINSNIPYEVPATTINEVCGSGLKAIILAMQQIQLGRADVVVAGGTESMSQAPELKKFDYITDEWQLPFSSMIYDGLTDAFSHKHMGFTAENVADNYSIKREQMDQFSFYSQKKAIQASQNGKFANEIVPIEITKDQQLKIDEGIRLDTKLEKIASLKPVFKENGKITAGNASTLSDGAATLVLSSKSYAIKNGLDYLATINEYSEVGIDPDLMGISPIQAVQQLLERQQKSIKDIDLFEINEAFSATSIVVQEKLQLPAEKVNIYGGSIALGHPLGATGVRIVTTLLSELYQEKKHSGIASLCIGGGLGLALMITKNKQLEEHENKGKKFYQLTNKERLNELVKLGKLTDEEARQLEFETVLPEKISNNMIENQISEVAIPLGIAQNFVINDKKKWIPMATEEPSVIAAASNAAKIIANSGGIQSQAIERQMIGQIVLKNVTDYAKTQEKIIQYKEQLFDTAKEAYPSIYQRGGGIKDLKIRTFKDQNYLSIDLSVDVKDAMGANILNTILEKITQKLHELLPDIDVLFSILSNYAVRSLVKASCTIPVNKLGKDVAEKIVSASEYAKIDSYRAVTHNKGIMNGIDAVVLATGNDTRAVAAASHAYAAKNGNYEGLTTWQFDQSQENIIGELVLPMAVGIHGGATNLLPKAKLSLKLLEVKNASELAEIIVAVGLAQNLAAIKALVTDGIQKGHMALQSRSLAIQAGAQENEIKQVTQRLKKAEHINLATAKEILATLRQN; this is encoded by the coding sequence ATGGAAGAAGTAGTCATCTTGAGTTCAGCAAGAACACCGATTGGAAAATATAAAGGCTCTTTAGCTCAATTTTCAGCTATGGAGTTAGGACGTATAACTGTAAGTCAAGCGATCAAAAAAGCGAAAATAGAACCTAATGAAATAGATCAAGTTTTTATTGGAAATGTTTTGCAGGCAGGCAATGGCCAAAATATTGCTCGTCAAATTGCTATAAATTCAAACATCCCTTATGAAGTACCGGCAACAACGATTAATGAAGTTTGTGGTTCAGGATTAAAGGCAATTATCTTAGCCATGCAACAAATTCAGTTAGGAAGAGCTGATGTAGTAGTTGCTGGTGGAACTGAAAGTATGTCTCAAGCTCCTGAATTGAAAAAATTTGATTATATTACTGATGAATGGCAGCTCCCATTTTCAAGTATGATTTATGATGGATTAACAGATGCTTTTAGTCATAAACATATGGGATTTACAGCAGAAAATGTTGCAGATAACTACTCTATTAAGCGTGAACAAATGGATCAATTTTCTTTCTATTCACAGAAAAAAGCAATTCAGGCAAGTCAAAATGGAAAATTTGCAAATGAAATTGTTCCAATAGAAATAACAAAGGATCAACAATTAAAGATAGACGAAGGCATCCGCTTGGATACAAAACTAGAAAAAATTGCTAGTTTAAAACCTGTATTTAAAGAAAATGGGAAAATAACTGCTGGAAATGCGTCCACTTTGAGTGATGGTGCAGCTACACTTGTCTTATCTTCTAAATCCTATGCTATAAAAAATGGGCTAGATTATTTAGCTACCATTAATGAGTATAGTGAAGTGGGCATTGATCCTGATCTTATGGGAATTTCACCAATTCAAGCAGTCCAACAATTGCTTGAAAGACAGCAAAAATCGATTAAAGATATTGATCTTTTTGAGATTAATGAAGCATTCTCAGCTACTTCAATTGTTGTACAAGAGAAATTACAATTACCTGCAGAGAAAGTGAATATTTATGGTGGTAGTATCGCTTTAGGGCATCCTCTTGGTGCTACTGGGGTTCGTATTGTTACTACATTGTTATCTGAGTTGTATCAAGAAAAGAAACACAGTGGAATTGCTAGTTTATGTATTGGTGGTGGTTTGGGTCTAGCTTTAATGATTACCAAAAATAAACAACTAGAGGAACATGAGAATAAAGGAAAGAAATTTTACCAATTAACAAATAAAGAACGCTTGAATGAACTGGTTAAACTAGGGAAATTAACAGACGAAGAAGCCAGACAACTCGAATTTGAAACTGTTTTACCTGAAAAAATTTCAAATAATATGATTGAAAATCAAATTAGTGAAGTGGCCATTCCATTAGGTATTGCTCAAAATTTTGTCATTAATGACAAGAAAAAATGGATTCCCATGGCAACAGAAGAACCTTCAGTAATTGCTGCAGCTAGTAACGCTGCCAAAATTATTGCCAACAGTGGTGGCATTCAATCACAAGCAATAGAGCGACAAATGATTGGACAAATTGTATTAAAAAATGTGACCGATTATGCTAAGACTCAAGAAAAAATCATTCAATATAAGGAACAACTGTTTGACACAGCAAAAGAAGCCTATCCGTCAATTTACCAACGGGGTGGTGGTATAAAAGATCTTAAAATTCGAACTTTTAAAGATCAAAATTACCTATCGATCGATTTAAGTGTAGATGTGAAAGATGCGATGGGCGCCAATATCTTAAATACTATTTTAGAAAAAATTACCCAAAAACTACACGAACTATTACCAGATATAGATGTTTTATTTAGTATTTTAAGTAATTATGCAGTACGCTCTTTAGTTAAAGCCTCTTGTACCATACCAGTTAATAAACTAGGTAAAGATGTCGCTGAGAAAATTGTTTCAGCTAGCGAGTATGCTAAAATAGATTCCTATCGTGCAGTGACCCACAACAAAGGAATTATGAATGGCATTGATGCGGTTGTATTAGCAACAGGAAACGATACAAGGGCAGTTGCTGCAGCTAGTCATGCCTATGCAGCAAAAAATGGCAATTATGAAGGATTAACAACCTGGCAATTTGATCAATCGCAAGAAAATATAATTGGTGAATTAGTCTTACCTATGGCAGTCGGTATTCATGGTGGAGCAACCAATCTTTTACCAAAAGCCAAATTAAGTTTAAAATTATTAGAAGTTAAAAATGCTAGTGAACTTGCTGAAATTATTGTTGCTGTTGGATTAGCTCAAAATTTAGCTGCAATTAAAGCATTAGTTACTGATGGCATTCAAAAGGGACATATGGCCTTACAAAGTCGTTCATTAGCGATTCAGGCAGGTGCCCAAGAAAATGAAATTAAACAAGTCACGCAACGATTAAAAAAAGCAGAACATATTAATTTGGCTACTGCTAAAGAAATCTTAGCTACACTAAGACAAAACTAG
- a CDS encoding DUF969 domain-containing protein codes for MDWIKLIGILIILIGFIFKFDTIAVVIIAALATALVSGISIGDFFTLLGEAFVNNRLVTIFLLTLPMIGLSERFGLRQQAVILIRKVKGLTPGKFLTLYTFIREISGLFGIRMSGHPQFVRPIVNPMAQAAAKTKYGKISEEDEDKIKARAAASENYGNFFAQNTFVAASGVLLIAGTLKDFHYKVSGSSITHIALLIAIIALVLTATSNWLFDHKLAKKYKEKGEKNNG; via the coding sequence ATGGATTGGATAAAATTAATCGGAATCTTAATTATTTTAATTGGGTTTATTTTTAAATTTGATACGATTGCAGTTGTAATTATTGCAGCTTTAGCGACTGCACTTGTTTCAGGAATTTCAATTGGCGACTTTTTTACCTTGTTAGGTGAAGCATTTGTCAATAATCGTTTGGTGACCATTTTCTTATTAACTTTGCCAATGATTGGACTATCAGAACGATTTGGATTAAGGCAACAAGCAGTTATTCTGATTCGAAAAGTCAAAGGATTAACACCAGGAAAATTCCTTACATTATATACATTTATTCGAGAAATTTCAGGTTTGTTCGGTATTCGTATGTCTGGGCATCCACAATTTGTTCGACCAATTGTCAATCCAATGGCACAAGCAGCAGCAAAAACTAAATATGGAAAAATTTCTGAAGAAGACGAAGATAAAATCAAAGCTCGTGCAGCTGCTAGTGAAAATTATGGTAATTTTTTTGCTCAAAATACATTTGTTGCGGCTTCTGGTGTATTATTAATTGCTGGAACATTAAAAGATTTTCATTATAAAGTTTCTGGAAGCAGTATTACTCATATCGCATTATTAATTGCAATTATTGCACTTGTTTTAACAGCAACATCAAATTGGTTATTTGATCATAAACTAGCTAAAAAATATAAGGAAAAAGGGGAGAAAAATAATGGATAA
- a CDS encoding DUF979 domain-containing protein, translating to MDKFIPTILEFFYILIGLLSILTSFRVFFDKTNSARIGTSLFWLLLGIIFAAGNFMPYAISGILLTIIGILTLFKQVKIGKLAELSEKDGEKSAKRIGNWVFFPSILLAALAVGISYTSLGGQVGIGIASILSLIVAMFIMRAKPKTMLDDTDRMLQSVGTTGILPQLLAALGVIFNTAGVGDVISHAVSGVVPEGNRLAGVIAYCLGMIIFTMVMGNGFAAFTVITAGIGIPFVISQGGDPVISGTLAMSAGFSGTLLTPMAANFNALPVALLEMKDSNGVIKAQAPIALIMIVVHIALMYFLAF from the coding sequence ATGGATAAATTTATTCCAACTATTTTAGAGTTCTTTTATATTCTCATTGGTCTACTTTCTATTTTGACTTCTTTCCGCGTATTTTTTGACAAAACAAATTCTGCAAGAATTGGAACCAGCCTTTTTTGGTTACTTCTTGGTATTATTTTTGCTGCAGGTAATTTTATGCCTTATGCCATTTCAGGAATTCTATTAACGATCATTGGTATTTTAACCTTATTCAAACAAGTAAAAATTGGTAAATTAGCAGAATTAAGTGAAAAAGATGGCGAAAAATCAGCTAAGAGAATTGGCAATTGGGTATTTTTCCCATCTATATTATTAGCTGCTTTAGCCGTTGGAATATCCTACACCTCTCTTGGTGGACAGGTTGGAATTGGCATTGCTTCAATTCTCTCTTTGATTGTAGCAATGTTTATTATGCGTGCAAAACCAAAAACAATGCTAGATGATACAGACAGAATGTTGCAATCTGTTGGAACAACAGGTATCTTGCCACAATTACTAGCTGCTCTTGGTGTCATTTTTAACACAGCTGGTGTAGGTGACGTGATCTCTCATGCTGTTTCAGGTGTTGTGCCAGAGGGAAATCGTTTAGCCGGTGTCATTGCTTATTGTTTAGGAATGATAATTTTTACAATGGTTATGGGAAATGGCTTTGCTGCCTTTACGGTTATCACTGCTGGAATCGGAATACCATTTGTTATTTCTCAAGGTGGAGATCCAGTAATTTCTGGCACTTTAGCAATGAGTGCTGGATTTAGTGGCACACTTCTTACACCAATGGCTGCTAACTTCAATGCACTCCCAGTAGCTTTATTAGAAATGAAAGATTCAAATGGTGTCATAAAAGCACAGGCACCGATTGCTTTAATTATGATTGTTGTTCATATTGCATTAATGTATTTTTTAGCTTTTTAG
- the pcp gene encoding pyroglutamyl-peptidase I, whose protein sequence is MKILVTGFDPFGGETTNPALDAVKGLPDKIREAEIIKLEIPTVFNKSAEVTKQAILTYQPDVVLNVGQAGGRFTVTPERVAINRDDARIPDNEGNQPINDSIHEDGAPAYFTQLPIKAMVKMIRDAGLPAAVSNTAGTFVCNHIMYQVQYMIDKEFPELKGGFIHVPFIASQVIDKPETPFMNLADIITSLEKSIEAILLFDEQKDLETIEGTIH, encoded by the coding sequence ATGAAAATTTTAGTCACAGGTTTTGATCCCTTTGGTGGAGAAACAACTAATCCAGCATTAGACGCTGTAAAAGGGTTACCAGATAAAATTAGAGAGGCAGAAATTATTAAACTTGAAATTCCCACAGTCTTTAATAAATCTGCAGAAGTCACTAAACAAGCTATCTTAACCTACCAACCAGATGTGGTTTTAAATGTTGGACAGGCAGGAGGTCGCTTTACAGTAACACCTGAACGTGTGGCGATTAATAGAGATGATGCTCGAATTCCAGATAATGAAGGCAATCAACCTATAAATGATTCTATTCATGAAGATGGGGCACCTGCTTATTTTACACAACTTCCTATAAAAGCAATGGTAAAAATGATTAGAGATGCTGGTTTACCTGCAGCTGTATCAAATACAGCAGGTACATTTGTTTGTAACCATATTATGTATCAGGTACAATATATGATTGATAAGGAATTTCCAGAATTGAAGGGTGGTTTTATTCACGTACCATTTATTGCTTCACAGGTTATTGATAAACCAGAAACGCCCTTTATGAATTTAGCTGATATCATTACTTCACTTGAAAAATCAATTGAAGCAATCCTATTATTTGATGAACAAAAGGACCTAGAAACAATAGAAGGTACCATCCATTAA
- a CDS encoding ABC transporter ATP-binding protein, translating into MSIKVENLTYSIQEGNQARKILNNISINIPKGKLTSITGESGSGKTTLLYGLSGILKIDEGNVFLDDKNLYNMKIKEREKFRLNHISFIYQQLNLFNFLNVEENIKINWLLRNKKISKDVDKQIDQYLELFNLGNSKKKEIQSLSGGEKQRIAIIRSFVSKSDFIFTDEPTGNLDTKNSLLFMESLQKIMKNSTRTVIMVTHDSKLCNYADEKINLIDGKINNHTII; encoded by the coding sequence ATGAGTATAAAAGTTGAAAATTTAACATATTCAATCCAGGAAGGAAATCAGGCTAGAAAAATACTAAACAATATTTCAATTAATATTCCTAAGGGAAAACTAACTTCAATTACCGGTGAATCTGGTTCAGGAAAAACAACATTACTTTATGGACTTTCTGGCATTCTTAAGATAGATGAAGGAAATGTATTTTTAGATGATAAAAATCTTTATAATATGAAAATTAAAGAAAGAGAAAAATTCAGACTAAATCATATTTCATTTATCTATCAACAGTTAAACTTATTTAACTTTTTAAATGTTGAAGAAAATATAAAAATTAATTGGCTTTTAAGAAATAAAAAAATCTCTAAAGATGTGGACAAACAAATTGACCAGTATCTAGAATTATTTAATTTAGGTAATAGTAAGAAAAAAGAAATTCAATCACTGTCTGGCGGAGAAAAGCAAAGAATAGCCATTATTAGGAGCTTTGTATCAAAATCAGATTTTATATTTACGGATGAACCAACAGGTAATCTGGATACCAAGAATAGTTTATTATTTATGGAATCCCTTCAAAAAATAATGAAAAATTCAACTCGTACGGTGATAATGGTGACCCATGATTCAAAGTTATGTAATTATGCTGATGAAAAAATTAATTTAATAGATGGAAAGATTAATAATCATACTATAATATAA
- a CDS encoding ABC transporter ATP-binding protein, translating into MIEVKNLEKKYEKRTILNDVSLEIISGKITVILVESGSGKSTLLNLLAGFDFDLPNVGEIFIENTNISKLNEEQRTKFRKGKIGFIFQDFMLFEDLTVEENLRMGAKFNLKDLNIVETNALIDETLELLGLIEKKKSYPEQLSGGQKQRVAIGRTLCTSPDFIFADEPTGALDSVNEEDILNIFSLINQKYETTLVLVTHSQRVAEAADEIIRIVDGKIYEEL; encoded by the coding sequence ATGATAGAAGTAAAAAATCTTGAAAAAAAATATGAAAAAAGAACCATACTGAATGATGTATCCTTAGAAATCATTAGCGGAAAGATAACCGTAATTTTGGTAGAGAGCGGTTCAGGAAAATCTACCTTGTTAAATTTGCTGGCTGGTTTTGATTTTGATTTACCTAATGTTGGAGAAATTTTTATAGAGAATACCAATATCAGTAAATTGAATGAAGAACAGAGGACAAAGTTTAGAAAAGGAAAAATTGGTTTCATTTTTCAAGACTTTATGTTATTTGAAGATCTGACGGTTGAAGAAAATCTTAGAATGGGCGCAAAATTCAATTTAAAGGATTTGAATATAGTTGAAACAAATGCGCTAATAGATGAAACACTGGAGCTTTTAGGTTTAATAGAAAAAAAGAAAAGTTATCCAGAACAGTTATCTGGTGGCCAAAAACAGAGAGTAGCCATTGGGCGTACGTTATGTACAAGTCCAGATTTTATTTTTGCAGACGAACCGACTGGGGCATTGGACAGTGTGAATGAAGAAGATATATTGAATATCTTTAGTCTTATCAATCAAAAATATGAAACGACCTTGGTTTTAGTAACACATAGCCAACGAGTAGCAGAAGCGGCAGATGAAATTATTAGAATTGTAGATGGTAAAATATATGAAGAACTATAA